From one Sulfurimonas sp. HSL-3221 genomic stretch:
- a CDS encoding prealbumin-like fold domain-containing protein: MKASFRDKWGLIKRMLGAGALLFAAAASANIGYTLEGCRSTSIPDGYDLAANDYVCPDGAYTTGNLKGWAELDLVPHRVTIENKGSDPQKFTFTVGGDYLYAEGGDLRGWDYISVLTLDTVLSNDICKNWAEQYQDQLVVQDLLITPDNEGAGGVFTTIYRQISVAGGGPRDGEYAANGLPGGAVCVANYYQRLALGSHLYSGSSLQSNLWDANLSSSGGQKRVQLPDVKAVETSKDMTARQAQSFGWTISKSGPATVDFGDTCIPDAPTSRLVDVNVTWTKLAATPEGTVGIHTKIYVSNTASREIYANVSDVVYYSGGMTSVQPDACTPYLMPSNFSGVVCEHDVIVPEEESGGLYDIATIGFEDPFLPDVPITVTLEATASASVQPGDQLNTTAIVRDHEWIESTNGLMSFSSGTFTPGDIGEYDAPYVSGTPTVGDVNWTSYTVEDSGALVFHKTVYIDGPMIATGMLSDTATIVGDGGYTPDPATHEIGLSADATVSLTINKTMPDVFDGADSVDVLFTVSKEGMDDINRTLTFTALSPLTQSVKIEGLEPGSYTVTETAPTGFEPEVSAIKPVTITLPSCGESVTFNNQLAGQPAVKVIKVTKPAEIEGVPQKGDWNMTLYKETAPDVWTVVTSLLTDPNSATNVLVPEGELEEGHYKVVEIMKDGWYMSDQSGDCDFTVDYPEDLYRADYECQFENTKYATVIINKLTVPAGMPDYFHFAQDINGSYDLNLTHLGSHTFMDVIPKTYTVTEDDPKPEYDLIGLSCVELDGVENSSTSLSQREATIVVDPGETVQCTYTNRKRGKIELIKHENGGTTYTLGWTFTLSGNGLNLLDTPDANGLVDFNGVWLIPGADYTVCETGIPVAWENLWYVEGSPVSYDNPDSGQASNENHCYTFSVEANQTIHFVVENNYTPPGGEPRTIGYWKNWTTCDGHGNQQEKAEAANLLAGQTEVWLVDYVLPITLGSFEVASCEDAVSILDKRDVSSGKKRAGDAAYGLAAQLLAAKANEAAGATICAEASQAISDGDALLSSIGFDGTGGYLKGGKNAAAQKSLATSIAGTLDSYNNGELCQ; the protein is encoded by the coding sequence ATGAAAGCTTCATTTCGAGATAAATGGGGGCTGATCAAGCGCATGCTGGGAGCGGGAGCATTGCTCTTCGCCGCAGCGGCGTCGGCCAACATCGGCTATACGCTGGAAGGGTGTCGCTCCACGTCTATTCCCGACGGATACGACCTGGCCGCGAACGACTATGTCTGCCCCGACGGGGCCTATACGACCGGTAACCTGAAAGGGTGGGCGGAACTCGACCTCGTTCCTCACCGGGTGACGATCGAAAACAAGGGGAGCGATCCCCAGAAGTTCACCTTTACCGTCGGCGGTGACTACCTGTACGCCGAAGGCGGCGATCTGCGCGGGTGGGACTACATTTCCGTATTGACCCTCGATACGGTCCTCTCCAACGATATCTGTAAAAATTGGGCGGAACAGTATCAGGACCAATTGGTCGTACAGGATCTGCTTATTACGCCTGACAATGAAGGTGCCGGGGGCGTCTTTACCACGATCTACCGACAAATTTCCGTCGCAGGCGGCGGACCGAGAGACGGTGAGTATGCTGCGAACGGTCTTCCCGGCGGCGCGGTGTGTGTCGCCAACTACTATCAGCGTCTCGCCCTGGGATCACACCTCTATTCGGGATCTTCTTTGCAGTCCAACCTCTGGGATGCGAACCTGAGCTCCTCCGGCGGCCAGAAACGTGTCCAGCTTCCCGATGTCAAGGCGGTCGAAACCAGCAAAGATATGACGGCGCGCCAGGCCCAGTCTTTTGGATGGACCATCTCCAAAAGCGGCCCGGCTACGGTCGATTTCGGCGACACCTGTATCCCCGATGCGCCGACATCACGGCTTGTCGATGTCAACGTGACCTGGACGAAACTGGCGGCTACCCCGGAAGGCACGGTCGGTATCCACACCAAGATCTATGTTTCCAACACCGCTTCGCGCGAGATCTACGCCAATGTGTCTGATGTCGTCTACTACAGCGGCGGTATGACCAGTGTGCAGCCGGATGCGTGTACTCCTTATCTGATGCCGTCAAACTTCTCCGGGGTTGTTTGTGAACACGATGTCATCGTCCCCGAAGAAGAGAGCGGCGGACTTTATGACATCGCAACCATCGGTTTTGAAGACCCTTTCCTTCCTGATGTACCGATCACGGTTACCCTGGAAGCCACCGCATCCGCATCGGTCCAACCGGGTGACCAGCTGAATACCACGGCAATCGTCAGAGACCACGAATGGATCGAGAGTACGAACGGACTGATGAGTTTCTCAAGCGGTACGTTCACTCCGGGTGATATCGGTGAATACGATGCACCGTATGTTTCGGGAACACCGACGGTCGGTGACGTCAACTGGACTTCTTACACTGTTGAAGACAGCGGCGCGCTGGTTTTCCATAAGACTGTTTATATCGACGGTCCGATGATCGCGACCGGTATGCTCAGCGACACCGCGACGATTGTGGGCGACGGGGGCTATACACCTGATCCTGCAACGCATGAAATCGGCCTCTCCGCCGATGCGACCGTGTCACTGACGATCAATAAAACAATGCCGGATGTGTTCGACGGTGCCGACAGTGTCGATGTACTCTTCACCGTCTCCAAAGAGGGGATGGATGACATCAACCGGACCCTGACCTTCACGGCGCTCAGCCCGTTGACCCAATCGGTGAAGATCGAAGGTCTGGAACCGGGTTCGTATACTGTAACGGAAACGGCCCCGACCGGGTTTGAGCCGGAAGTAAGTGCAATTAAACCGGTGACGATCACACTGCCGTCCTGCGGTGAGTCCGTCACCTTTAACAACCAGCTGGCCGGTCAACCGGCGGTCAAAGTCATCAAAGTGACCAAACCGGCTGAGATCGAGGGCGTACCGCAAAAAGGCGACTGGAACATGACGCTTTACAAAGAGACTGCTCCGGATGTCTGGACGGTTGTGACATCACTGCTTACTGATCCGAACAGCGCAACGAATGTGCTTGTACCGGAAGGTGAACTCGAAGAGGGTCACTACAAAGTCGTCGAAATCATGAAAGACGGCTGGTATATGTCCGATCAATCCGGTGACTGCGACTTTACCGTCGACTATCCGGAAGATCTCTATCGTGCCGACTACGAGTGCCAGTTTGAAAATACCAAATACGCGACGGTGATCATCAACAAGCTGACCGTGCCTGCGGGTATGCCGGATTACTTCCATTTCGCCCAGGATATCAACGGTTCGTACGATCTGAACCTGACCCACCTAGGATCGCACACCTTTATGGATGTGATTCCGAAAACCTATACGGTGACGGAAGATGATCCGAAACCGGAGTATGACCTGATCGGTCTCTCCTGTGTCGAGCTTGACGGCGTAGAGAACAGCTCTACTTCTCTTAGCCAGCGCGAAGCAACGATCGTCGTCGATCCGGGTGAAACGGTCCAGTGTACCTACACCAACCGCAAACGCGGCAAGATCGAACTGATCAAACACGAAAACGGCGGCACGACGTACACGTTGGGCTGGACCTTCACGCTCAGTGGTAACGGCCTGAACCTTCTGGATACGCCTGACGCGAACGGACTGGTGGACTTCAACGGAGTCTGGCTGATTCCGGGTGCGGACTATACGGTGTGTGAAACGGGTATCCCGGTTGCCTGGGAAAATCTCTGGTACGTTGAAGGTTCTCCGGTCTCTTATGACAACCCGGATTCCGGGCAGGCTTCCAACGAAAACCACTGCTACACCTTCAGCGTGGAAGCGAATCAGACGATCCACTTCGTCGTAGAGAACAACTATACGCCTCCGGGCGGCGAACCGCGTACGATCGGCTACTGGAAGAACTGGACGACATGTGACGGCCACGGCAACCAGCAGGAAAAGGCGGAAGCGGCAAACCTTCTGGCAGGTCAAACAGAGGTGTGGCTGGTCGATTATGTCCTGCCGATCACCCTGGGAAGCTTTGAAGTCGCCAGCTGTGAAGACGCGGTATCCATCCTGGATAAGCGCGATGTTTCCAGCGGCAAGAAACGTGCCGGCGACGCAGCCTACGGTCTGGCGGCGCAGCTGTTGGCGGCCAAAGCCAATGAGGCGGCCGGTGCGACAATATGTGCCGAAGCAAGCCAGGCCATCAGTGACGGCGATGCGTTGCTCTCATCGATCGGCTTCGACGGCACCGGTGGCTATCTCAAAGGCGGTAAGAATGCCGCGGCCCAAAAATCGTTGGCAACGTCGATTGCGGGTACGCTTGATTCTTACAACAACGGTGAACTCTGTCAGTAA
- a CDS encoding YigZ family protein yields MQILKTPVSTTYEIKQSKFIAHLVPYKLFDATLQRLKEEHPKGRHFVTAFRYLNDHMQVVEGSSDDGEPKGTSGKPSLAVLAGHELIDAAVIIVRYFGGTKLGTGGLVRAYTQAVSDAVALAELSEYIPQEKAAFTCGYSAVSQVEYLLTESGVTEVEKVFEATTVLWYVSGGDAALETFFARVGRLVEHLEDGK; encoded by the coding sequence ATGCAAATCCTCAAGACGCCTGTTTCTACAACGTATGAAATCAAACAGTCGAAATTTATCGCCCATCTCGTCCCCTATAAGCTCTTCGATGCAACCCTGCAGCGTTTAAAAGAAGAGCATCCCAAGGGACGCCATTTCGTGACGGCCTTCCGCTACTTGAATGACCACATGCAGGTCGTCGAGGGGAGCAGCGATGACGGCGAACCGAAAGGGACCTCCGGCAAACCGAGCCTCGCCGTTTTGGCGGGACATGAGCTGATCGATGCCGCCGTGATCATCGTGCGCTATTTCGGCGGCACGAAGCTTGGGACGGGCGGATTGGTCCGCGCCTATACCCAGGCGGTTTCCGATGCGGTGGCCCTGGCGGAGCTGAGCGAGTATATCCCGCAGGAAAAGGCTGCTTTTACCTGCGGCTACAGTGCAGTCTCGCAGGTGGAATACCTGTTGACGGAGAGCGGCGTGACGGAGGTTGAAAAGGTATTTGAAGCCACGACGGTGCTCTGGTATGTTTCGGGGGGAGATGCAGCCCTGGAGACATTCTTCGCCAGGGTGGGGCGTCTGGTGGAACACCTGGAAGACGGAAAGTAA
- a CDS encoding methyltransferase family protein → MALKTVHPNINQAPGPRLWLNVILLYLIIPLVLLLCGGDFGWWQGWVYSVLLFLAGVGGRFLAEKRHPGILAERASLEKAQSAKPWDKILAPLMAVSLSFPLVIVAGLDHRYGWTPLMPAWLNLLGLVLIALGYAFAAWAIVENRFFSTTVRIQTDRGHTVCDSGPYRVVRHPGYAGNLLALAGIIIALDSLWTLIPAAAALLIAVIRTALEDKTLHKELPGYPDYAKDVRYRLFPGIY, encoded by the coding sequence ATGGCCTTGAAAACCGTTCATCCGAACATAAACCAGGCTCCCGGCCCCCGCCTGTGGCTTAATGTGATCCTTCTTTACCTCATCATCCCGCTGGTGCTTCTGCTCTGCGGCGGCGATTTTGGATGGTGGCAGGGCTGGGTCTACTCCGTGCTGCTGTTTCTTGCCGGTGTCGGCGGACGGTTTCTGGCAGAAAAACGGCATCCGGGCATTCTCGCAGAGAGGGCCAGCCTTGAAAAGGCACAGAGTGCGAAGCCATGGGATAAAATTCTTGCCCCCCTGATGGCGGTGAGCCTCTCATTCCCCCTTGTCATCGTCGCGGGTCTGGACCACCGCTATGGATGGACACCGCTTATGCCGGCATGGCTCAACCTTCTCGGCCTCGTGCTCATCGCGCTGGGGTACGCCTTCGCCGCCTGGGCCATTGTCGAGAACCGCTTTTTCTCCACGACGGTGCGTATCCAGACAGACCGGGGACACACGGTTTGCGACAGCGGCCCTTACAGGGTCGTGCGCCACCCGGGCTATGCTGGCAACCTTCTGGCCCTTGCCGGCATCATCATCGCCCTGGACTCACTGTGGACCCTCATCCCTGCCGCGGCGGCGTTGCTCATCGCCGTGATCCGGACCGCGCTTGAAGACAAGACCCTTCATAAGGAGCTTCCCGGGTACCCTGATTATGCGAAGGACGTACGCTATCGCCTGTTTCCGGGGATCTACTGA
- a CDS encoding SRPBCC domain-containing protein, protein MAIHELHTEIEIDAPAERVWEILVDFTAYPQWNPFIRSIQGTPIQGKRLRVEIQPSGSKPMRFSPTVLAAEAGRELRWLGRVLFPGLFDGKHAFIIEPLGEDKVRFQQNERFSGILVGLFRSSLDSGTKRGFEEMNQALKQRAEERSQPDRDAIA, encoded by the coding sequence ATGGCTATTCACGAACTACATACAGAAATAGAAATCGATGCACCCGCTGAACGGGTATGGGAGATCCTGGTTGATTTCACGGCATATCCTCAGTGGAATCCTTTCATCCGTTCGATACAGGGCACCCCGATCCAGGGTAAGCGGCTTCGGGTTGAGATCCAGCCGAGCGGTAGCAAACCTATGCGTTTCTCTCCGACAGTGCTCGCCGCTGAAGCCGGGCGCGAACTGAGGTGGCTGGGCCGGGTTCTGTTTCCGGGTCTCTTTGACGGCAAGCATGCTTTTATCATCGAACCGCTCGGCGAAGACAAGGTGCGGTTTCAGCAGAACGAGCGCTTCAGCGGCATCCTGGTCGGACTCTTTCGCTCCAGTCTGGACAGCGGCACCAAACGCGGGTTCGAAGAGATGAATCAGGCCCTGAAACAGCGGGCAGAAGAGCGTTCGCAACCAGACAGGGATGCCATTGCTTGA
- a CDS encoding aspartate/glutamate racemase family protein, whose translation MKTIGLIGGVSWESSSEYYRLINQAVKSQLGALHSAELVMYSLDFEPVARLEHDEEWDRLSEVLGTAAHKLELAGASFVLIASNTLHKVVPQVQQQLGIPIVHIADAVAEAVASAGVSTLGLLGTNFVMEQAFYRERLERHGLKIITPPKKARDFIHNVIYGELALGDIRQTSRTRILEMIGDLKNEGAEGIVLANTELPLLIRAAEIPMTLFDSMAIHIDKAVALALGTEAVQQMETKQ comes from the coding sequence ATGAAGACGATCGGTCTCATCGGCGGCGTAAGCTGGGAGTCGTCGTCTGAGTATTACCGCCTGATCAATCAGGCTGTCAAGTCGCAGCTTGGAGCTCTGCACTCTGCCGAACTGGTGATGTACAGCCTGGACTTCGAACCCGTCGCCCGGCTCGAGCACGATGAGGAGTGGGACCGGTTATCCGAAGTTCTTGGCACTGCAGCGCATAAGCTCGAACTAGCTGGAGCGAGCTTCGTTCTGATCGCATCCAATACGCTGCACAAAGTTGTTCCGCAGGTACAGCAGCAACTCGGTATTCCGATCGTACATATTGCAGATGCGGTGGCGGAAGCGGTCGCTAGTGCGGGAGTTTCCACGCTAGGACTGCTCGGGACGAACTTCGTTATGGAACAGGCTTTTTACCGGGAGCGGTTGGAGCGGCATGGACTTAAAATCATCACTCCTCCCAAAAAAGCGCGAGACTTTATTCATAACGTGATTTATGGAGAGCTTGCTTTGGGTGACATACGCCAGACGTCGCGCACCAGGATACTTGAAATGATCGGGGATCTGAAGAACGAGGGCGCAGAAGGTATAGTTCTGGCAAATACCGAACTGCCGTTATTGATCCGTGCCGCAGAGATCCCCATGACCCTATTTGATTCTATGGCTATTCACATTGACAAGGCCGTTGCACTGGCGCTTGGAACGGAAGCTGTCCAACAGATGGAGACCAAGCAGTAA
- a CDS encoding GNAT family N-acetyltransferase — MEFVIKDFETKYADSLNNLALEAFGEYRNAYNDWPAFSKKISDMASFADHAEIIVATQSDALVGAVVYVGPDRPKSDIFASDWAVLRMLVVAPQNRGLGIGKALTQECIQRAVRDNASHIGLHTSPVMKVALPMYSRMGFVKQTNVADIYGVPYAVYAKNVSSQSKK; from the coding sequence ATGGAATTTGTCATTAAAGACTTTGAAACGAAATACGCCGATAGCCTGAACAACCTGGCATTAGAAGCTTTTGGCGAGTATCGAAACGCCTATAATGATTGGCCCGCATTCTCGAAAAAAATCAGTGATATGGCTTCTTTTGCAGATCATGCGGAAATCATTGTAGCAACGCAGAGTGACGCACTTGTCGGGGCCGTAGTGTACGTCGGTCCCGACCGACCGAAATCCGATATCTTTGCCAGCGATTGGGCCGTACTGAGAATGCTGGTGGTTGCTCCCCAAAACAGAGGTCTTGGCATCGGAAAAGCGTTGACGCAGGAGTGCATTCAAAGAGCCGTGCGGGACAACGCGTCGCATATCGGCCTGCACACGAGTCCCGTCATGAAAGTCGCACTTCCCATGTATTCGCGGATGGGGTTTGTCAAACAAACAAATGTGGCCGACATCTACGGAGTCCCTTATGCCGTCTATGCAAAAAACGTCTCATCCCAAAGCAAAAAATGA
- a CDS encoding YciI family protein, with protein sequence MFRYLITTFRTPQFDPSVIEAHYAFLDDLRQRGKLELAGPFTDKSGGAYLIKADNLEEAEAIAFSDPVHTSKSSIVTVYEWNAK encoded by the coding sequence GTGTTTAGATATCTCATTACAACGTTTCGCACACCCCAGTTCGACCCGTCAGTCATTGAGGCGCATTACGCTTTTCTCGATGACCTGAGACAACGAGGCAAACTTGAACTTGCCGGTCCGTTTACGGACAAGAGCGGCGGTGCATACTTGATTAAGGCTGACAACCTTGAAGAGGCCGAGGCCATAGCGTTCAGTGACCCGGTGCATACTTCTAAGTCATCCATCGTTACCGTCTACGAATGGAACGCAAAATGA
- a CDS encoding AAA family ATPase, with protein sequence MKEKGTLTFFCGKMGAGKSTKSKAVSAEKNAVLLSEDDWLSSHYPGQINSFDDYLKFSMMIKPFVKLHVLQIINTGTNVVMDFPANTVRQRAWFKQLCSEASCEHELIFLDVSNEQCLSQIAKRRTEQPERAQFDNEAVFNHVTQFFEAPSEDEGLNILRLAGKA encoded by the coding sequence ATGAAAGAAAAAGGAACTCTCACTTTTTTCTGCGGAAAGATGGGTGCCGGAAAATCGACGAAATCAAAAGCCGTGTCAGCTGAAAAAAATGCAGTGCTTCTGTCCGAAGATGATTGGCTATCATCGCATTACCCCGGACAGATCAACTCATTTGACGACTACCTGAAATTTTCCATGATGATCAAGCCGTTTGTGAAATTGCATGTGCTGCAGATCATCAATACGGGCACGAACGTGGTGATGGATTTTCCGGCGAATACGGTTAGGCAGAGAGCGTGGTTCAAACAGCTCTGCAGTGAAGCTTCGTGCGAACATGAGCTGATCTTTCTCGACGTGAGCAACGAACAATGCTTATCTCAGATTGCAAAACGCCGAACCGAGCAGCCGGAACGGGCGCAGTTCGACAATGAAGCGGTGTTCAACCATGTCACCCAGTTCTTCGAGGCTCCAAGTGAAGACGAAGGGCTCAATATCCTACGTCTGGCAGGAAAGGCTTAA
- a CDS encoding DUF3859 domain-containing protein, translated as MKKNILILILLTMISVINASAFNNPSGSIKSFLLVHSYLKKTGGSLYQDESRVSGLVNDDTYKIELIAPNVWTIPNKLGTGFVLGVRFYDIPQNVQSLELRVNFPEMTLPTGEKRSSIKRPIDISGHKGSYDWFFEYYFDAAYETNPGDWTIQIYSNSVLLHKSQFEVVQSNTIE; from the coding sequence TTGAAAAAGAATATACTCATACTGATTCTTCTGACGATGATATCAGTAATAAATGCCAGTGCTTTTAATAACCCCAGTGGGTCTATAAAATCTTTCCTACTCGTACACAGTTACCTCAAAAAAACAGGTGGTTCGCTCTATCAAGATGAATCAAGGGTATCGGGACTTGTGAACGATGATACATACAAAATTGAATTAATAGCACCAAATGTGTGGACAATTCCCAATAAACTTGGGACAGGTTTCGTGTTAGGTGTAAGGTTCTATGATATTCCACAAAACGTCCAAAGCCTGGAATTACGCGTAAACTTTCCTGAAATGACTCTCCCCACTGGAGAAAAGCGTTCAAGTATAAAACGTCCCATAGATATTTCAGGGCATAAAGGAAGCTATGACTGGTTTTTTGAATATTATTTCGACGCCGCTTATGAAACTAACCCTGGGGATTGGACGATACAGATTTATTCTAATAGCGTCTTATTGCATAAATCACAATTTGAAGTCGTTCAAAGCAATACTATTGAATAG
- a CDS encoding EI24 domain-containing protein, which translates to MNETLWSVSIRDFFTKRMLQFALIPFFGTVLVMYVLFFGAASAGLDALEQSTLQVEQHQQTQQNGVLETQSETTTVEGGSAILRFLMEHTVTSWLVSFIVFTVGGIATFILAMFVALAIIGFLTPYIVREIHARHYSYLPLEHHGSIAGILLASLKHVVIMLLLFLVLTPFYFVPMLNLVAFNLPFYYLFHKLYLLDVASETTTKERFKLIMAFHGGKIRMTTLGLYLLSLVPFAAYITPVFNVIVLTHSMFRKSVEVEAHHESVTAAKSAVDKIPNGSKDALPS; encoded by the coding sequence GTGAACGAAACGCTCTGGTCGGTAAGCATCCGCGACTTTTTTACGAAGCGGATGCTCCAGTTTGCCCTCATCCCCTTTTTCGGGACTGTGCTCGTGATGTACGTCCTCTTCTTCGGCGCGGCGAGCGCCGGCCTGGACGCCCTTGAACAGAGCACCCTGCAGGTCGAACAGCACCAGCAGACGCAACAGAACGGCGTGCTGGAGACGCAGAGCGAGACGACAACGGTTGAAGGCGGCTCGGCTATTTTGCGCTTCTTGATGGAGCACACCGTCACCTCCTGGCTGGTCAGTTTCATCGTCTTTACCGTCGGCGGCATCGCGACGTTCATCCTCGCCATGTTCGTCGCCCTTGCCATCATCGGCTTTCTGACGCCTTACATCGTGCGGGAGATCCACGCGCGTCACTACAGCTACCTGCCGCTGGAACACCACGGCTCCATCGCGGGCATCCTCCTCGCCTCGCTGAAGCACGTCGTCATTATGCTGCTGCTCTTTTTGGTGCTCACGCCCTTCTATTTCGTACCGATGCTGAACCTCGTCGCCTTCAACCTCCCCTTTTACTACCTGTTCCACAAGCTCTACCTGCTCGACGTCGCCTCGGAAACGACGACGAAGGAGCGTTTCAAGCTGATCATGGCCTTCCACGGTGGGAAAATAAGAATGACGACCCTGGGACTCTACCTGCTCTCGCTGGTCCCCTTCGCCGCCTACATCACCCCCGTCTTCAACGTCATCGTCCTTACGCACTCCATGTTCCGCAAAAGTGTCGAGGTCGAAGCGCACCACGAAAGCGTCACAGCTGCGAAAAGCGCTGTAGACAAAATCCCGAACGGCTCTAAGGACGCGCTGCCGTCGTAA
- a CDS encoding YtfJ family protein, whose amino-acid sequence MKLLLSLFALTLSLMALQTGQPLPALALQGDDGGKVDGTPWNSDELKEKVHVIFYVDPDEKDLNNPFSDALKAEDFDRSRFASVAIINMEATWLPNFAIAKSLKAKQEKFPDTIYVKDMHKKGVSAWKVADDNSDIIITDKSGNVLYLYEGEVPQSSFGEIISLIKEHM is encoded by the coding sequence ATGAAACTTCTCCTCTCCCTTTTCGCGCTCACGCTCAGCCTGATGGCCCTGCAAACCGGCCAGCCCCTTCCGGCGCTTGCTCTGCAGGGCGACGACGGCGGCAAAGTCGACGGCACGCCTTGGAACAGCGACGAGCTCAAAGAGAAAGTCCACGTCATCTTCTACGTCGACCCGGACGAGAAAGACCTCAACAACCCCTTCTCCGACGCCTTGAAGGCCGAGGACTTCGACCGCAGCCGTTTCGCCTCCGTCGCCATCATCAACATGGAGGCGACCTGGCTGCCGAATTTCGCCATCGCCAAATCGCTCAAAGCGAAGCAGGAGAAGTTCCCGGATACGATCTACGTCAAAGATATGCACAAGAAAGGGGTCTCCGCCTGGAAGGTCGCCGATGACAACTCCGACATCATCATTACGGACAAAAGCGGCAACGTCCTCTATCTCTATGAGGGAGAGGTACCGCAGAGCAGCTTTGGCGAGATCATCTCCCTGATCAAGGAACACATGTGA
- a CDS encoding DUF3137 domain-containing protein, with the protein MKSASELTDFYYTELYDSLQELEQKRNAVRKKVLTLFGILGALSLLIIGFIYNSCHCFNESFIWVGVGATAIGGFGFRWLISGYRSGFKEKIIRPLIEAIEKELHYAPDAAIPQSLFQFSHLFEQRIDRFRGNDLVRGTLDGVSLQFSDIHAEHRSRDSKGREHWSTIFQGLFIVADFNKHFKGRTLILPDLAENLFGSFIGGMLQSRNFTKDQLVKMDDPAFEKAFVVYGTDQIEARYILTHTMMQRLLKLKKDTGSKVYVSFNGEKIMIAVDYDKDLFEPTVFQSLLSIDQAMGYIRTLRSSIGIVEELKLNEKLWSKV; encoded by the coding sequence ATGAAAAGTGCATCGGAACTCACTGATTTCTACTATACGGAGCTTTATGACTCCCTGCAAGAGCTGGAGCAGAAGCGCAACGCGGTCCGCAAGAAGGTCCTGACCCTCTTTGGCATCCTCGGAGCGCTCTCCCTGCTCATCATCGGCTTTATCTACAACAGCTGCCACTGCTTTAACGAATCGTTCATCTGGGTCGGCGTCGGGGCGACCGCCATCGGTGGCTTCGGTTTCCGTTGGCTCATCAGCGGCTACCGCAGCGGGTTCAAAGAGAAGATCATCCGGCCTCTGATCGAAGCGATCGAAAAGGAGCTGCATTACGCCCCGGACGCGGCCATCCCCCAGTCGCTCTTTCAGTTCTCCCACCTCTTCGAGCAGCGCATCGACCGTTTCCGTGGCAACGACCTCGTGCGCGGTACCCTCGACGGCGTCTCGCTGCAGTTCTCCGACATCCATGCCGAGCACCGCAGCCGCGACTCCAAAGGGCGGGAGCACTGGTCCACGATCTTCCAGGGGCTCTTCATTGTCGCGGACTTCAACAAACACTTCAAAGGGCGCACCCTCATCCTCCCCGACCTGGCCGAGAACCTTTTCGGCTCTTTTATCGGGGGGATGCTGCAGTCGCGCAACTTCACCAAGGACCAGCTCGTCAAGATGGACGACCCCGCCTTTGAGAAAGCCTTCGTCGTCTACGGCACCGACCAGATCGAAGCGCGCTACATTCTCACGCATACGATGATGCAGCGGCTGCTCAAACTGAAGAAGGATACGGGCAGCAAGGTCTACGTCTCCTTTAACGGCGAGAAGATCATGATCGCCGTCGACTACGACAAGGATCTCTTCGAACCGACGGTCTTCCAATCCCTCCTCTCCATCGATCAGGCCATGGGCTACATCCGTACCCTGCGTTCCTCCATCGGGATCGTCGAGGAGCTGAAGCTCAACGAAAAGCTCTGGAGCAAGGTCTGA
- a CDS encoding LemA family protein, with the protein MTALIILAVVIVIIVLMYNSLVAKKNQVDNIFAGIDAVLKKRYNLIPNLVSSVQQYMQHERGILEKVTELRSQAMKPGISDEQKIALDKQITSALGSIMVAVESYPDLKANTNIMHLQRTLSEVEAQISAARRAYNQAVTDYNNAIEMIPTNILANMMNYRRKQVFEITEDERKNVDVGALFKQ; encoded by the coding sequence ATGACCGCACTCATCATCCTCGCCGTCGTCATCGTCATCATCGTATTGATGTACAACAGCCTTGTTGCCAAAAAGAACCAGGTCGACAACATTTTTGCCGGGATCGATGCCGTGCTGAAGAAACGCTACAACCTCATCCCGAACCTTGTCAGCTCCGTGCAGCAGTACATGCAGCACGAGCGGGGGATTTTGGAGAAGGTCACCGAACTGCGCTCTCAGGCGATGAAACCAGGGATTTCCGACGAACAGAAGATCGCCCTGGACAAACAGATCACCTCCGCGCTGGGCAGCATCATGGTCGCGGTGGAGAGCTACCCCGATCTCAAGGCCAACACAAACATCATGCACCTGCAGCGCACCCTCTCAGAAGTCGAAGCCCAGATCTCCGCCGCCCGCCGTGCCTACAACCAGGCCGTGACGGACTACAACAACGCCATTGAGATGATCCCGACGAACATTCTCGCCAACATGATGAATTATCGCCGAAAACAGGTCTTCGAGATCACCGAGGATGAACGCAAGAACGTCGATGTCGGAGCCCTTTTCAAACAGTAA